The following is a genomic window from Verrucosispora sp. WMMD573.
GGTGGCCAGCGCGGGAGTGCCGGTCGGATTGACGTACGCCCGTCCATCCGGCGTGCCGACCACCGTCCGATCTCCCTTGAGCAGCACCACCGCGTTCATCCAGGCGGCCAGTCGGAGCGTGGCGGCGACCCGGTCGCCGCCCGGTTCCTCCCCGCAGAGCCGGGTGAACTCCCGATCGTGCGGCGTCACCACGATCGGCGCGTCCCGGCGACGCAGCTGGTCGGCGAGGGAACCGTCGACCAGCAGGGTCAAGGCGTCGGCGTCCAGCACCACCGGCACCGGGGCGGCGAGCACGGTCCGCAGCTCGGTGGCCGCCCGCTCGTCGGTGCCCAGCCCAGACCCGCACACCCACGCCTGTACCCGGCCGGCGTCGGACACCCGGCCGGTGGCGATCACCGAGGCATGCTGGCGGACCACCTCGTCCCGGGCACCCCCGGCGTACCGGACCAGGCCGGTCGGGCCGGCCAACGCGCCGCCGACGGAGAGCACCGCCGCACCCGGGTACGTCGCGGAGCCGGTGGCCACGCCGACCACACCTCGGGTGTACTTTTCCGAGCCGGGGCCGAGCCTCGGGTACCAGTCGGCCACGTCCGACCACTCCACGACGTGCAGCGCGGGGCTGCCGCGTAGCCACGGCACCAACCCGATGTCGACCAACTCCACCTCGCCGGCCAGCGCGGCGGCGGGGCCGACCGCCAGGGCCGGCTTCAATGCGCCGAAGGCCACCGTCACGTCGGCGCGCACCGCGTTCGGACTGCCGGACGGCGTCAACGGCACCGCCCCGGTGTCGACCGCGACGCCGCTGGGCACGTCCACCGCCACGACCGTCGCCCGCTCGCCGTCACGTCCCGAGTGCCGCAGCAGACTCGCCGCCAACTGCTCGGCGGTGTCCCGCAGGCCACCGCGACCGCCGATGCCGACGATCCCGTCGAGCACCAGGTCGACCACGGCCGGCGGTCGGGACACGACCCGTCCCCCGGCGGCACGCAGCGCGGCCAGCCCTTCGGCGTGCACCCGATCCGGGGTGAGCAGCAACGCCGACACGGCGGCGCCGCGCCGGGCCAGCCGGGCACCCGCGTACAGGGTGTCGCCGCCGTTGTCGCCGGAGCCGACGAGCAGCAGCACCGGGGCGGCGTACACCCCGCCCCGCTCGGCGAGCAGCAACGCGCCACGACGGGCCAGCCCGGCGGCGGCGCGTTGCATCAGCGTGCCGGGCGGCACCGTGGCCATCAGGGCGGCCTCCGCCGCGCGTACGTCCGCGACCCGCCAGACCGGCCTCATGCCACACCCCGTTTCCCGATCACCCGGCCAACCCTACCGGCGCGGCGGCGGCAAGATAGCCGTCGGCGACGCGTCCGGCAACGCCTGTGGACAAACCGAAGGTACGGCCGCCACCGGCTGTCCACAGGGCACCGTCGCCGGTCCCACCACCGCCTAGCGTCTGCGTCGTGTCGACGCCAGACGGGAGGGACGATGGCCGAGGAGAAGCTGGCCGTACGGCCGGAACTGCTGCACCGGGTCGGGCGGTCGCTGGGTGACACCGGCTACCGGCTGGCGCACGGGACGGCCGGCGAGCGAGGGCTGGCCGCACCGGCCCGGGGCGAATGGTCGACGGCGCGGGCGCTCGCCGGCCTGGAGGCGGCCGTGCACGCCTGGTCCGGCCGGCTCGGTGCCCGGGTCGCGGAGACCGGCGACGGGGTACGCGCCGCCGCCGGGGCGTACGAGTCGGTGGACGCCAGGGCCGCCGCCCGGCTCTCCGGCCTGCCCCGATGAGCGCACCAGGTCAGGTCGGTTACGCCCGGCTCGCCATGGTCGACCCGGCGGCGTGGCGGGCCACCGGATCGGCCTGGGCGAGCCTGGCCGGGGTGGCCGAGCGGCGGGCCGGTGAGCTCGCCGACGGCAGCGCCGCCCTGCGCACCGGTTGGTCCGGCCGGGCCGCCGAGTCGGCCGGTGCCCGGCTGACCGGGCTGCGCGACGAGCTGGTCGCGCTGGTGCCGGCCGCGATCGAGACCGACCAGGTGCTCGCCGAGTTCGCCACCCGGTTGGTGGCCGCCCGGGCTCGACTGACGGCCGCCGTGGCCCTGGCCACCGCCAGCGGTGTGCTGATCGACCGCCGGGGTGGCGTACGCGCCGATCCCACCCGGCTGCCGTCCGACCGCGCCGACGCGACGGTGATCCAGGTGGCCACGGCCCTGCGGGAGGCGCTCGACCTGGCCGCCACGGCCGACGGGGAGGCCGCGACGCGCCTCGCCCGGCTGAGCGAGGCCGCCGGTACCGGCTGGACGGCCCGGCCACCGGCGTACCGGCCGCCGTCCGACGCCGAGCCGGGTCTGGTGCGGCGCTGGTGGGCGGGGCTCACCCCGGCCGAGCGCCGCTGGTTGGTGGTACACGAGCCGGAGCTGACCGGGCGGCTCGACGGGGTGCCGGCCGATGCCCGTGACCAGGCCAACCGGATGCTGCTCGCGGCCCGGCGAGCGGCGCTGGCGCAACGGTGGGAGCAGTTGCTGGCCCAAGTGCCGCGTGGCCCGCTGGAAGTGGCCGGACTGCGGGGTGTCGAGGCCGCGCTCTCCGGCCTGGACGCACTCGCCGCCCGGCTGGAGTCGGGCCAGCAGCCACGGGCGTACCTGCTGGGCATGGAGGTCGACGGTGAGGGGCGGGCGGTGGTGGCGCTGGGCAACCCGGACCGGGCCGGCGAGGTGCTCACCTATGTACCCGGGATGACCGCCGGGCTCGACGACGCCGCCGGCGAGTTGGGCCGGGCGGCGCGGATACTGGCCCGGGGCGCCGAACTGGCACCGGACGCGCAGACCTCGGCGGTGCTCTGGCTCAATTACGACGCCCCGGACTTCCTGCACGAGGCGGCCTGGGACGGGCAGGCCCGCGCGGCCGGAGAGGCGCTGCACCGGTTCCAGGAGGGCCTGCGGGCCACCCACGACGGCCCGCCGGCCCGGCAGACCGTGCTCGGGCACAGCTACGGGTCGCTGGTGGTGGGCACCGCCGCTCGCGACCATGGCCTCGCCGCCGACGCGCTGGTCTTCGTCGGCTCGCCCGGGGTCGGTGTGACGCACGCGGCCGACCTGGGGTTGCCACCCGGGCAGGTCTGGGCCAGCACCGCCCCGGACGACGTGATCCGGCTGACCCGCCCACCGGAAGAGCTGGCCCTGCGGGCGGCGCTCGGTGTCTCGCCGGTCGGCACGATCGCCGGCTGGCTGACCGGGTCGGGCGACGAACGGTGGTTCGGGCGCGACCCGGCCGAGCCGGGCTTCGGCGGGCGCACGTTTCCCAGCGGCAGGTACGGCCACACCGGCTACTGGCATCCGGACAATCCGGCGCTGGACGGCATGGCGCGGGTGATGCTGGGGCGCTGAGGCCGGCCCCGGCGGCCGGGTCGACCGCCGGGGCCGGCCGCCGGGCTACTCCACGGTGACGGACTTGGCGAGGTTGCGCGGCTGGTCGACGTCGTGTCCCCGGGCGGCGGCGATCTCGGCCGCGAACACCTGCAACGGCACGGTGGTCACCAGCGGCGCGAGCAGCGTCGGCGTACGCGGCACCTGGATCAGGTGATCCGCGTAGCGGACCACCGATTCGTCGCCCTCCTCGGCGATGACGATGGTACGGGCGCCCCGCGCGCGTACCTCCTGGATGTTCGAGACGACCTTGTCGTGCAGCATGCCCCGGCCCACCGGCGAGGGGACGATGCAGATCACCGGGGTGCCCGTGTCGATCAGCGAGATCGGGCCGTGCTTCAGCTCGCCCGCGGCGAAGCCCTCGGCGTGCATGTACGCCAACTCCTTGAGCTTGAGCGCACCCTCCAGCGCCACCGGGTAGCCGACGTGCCGGCCGATGAACAGCACCGTCGACTCGGCACGCAGCTCGCGGGCCAGCTCGCGGACCGGCTCGATCCGGCCGAGCAGTTCGCGCAGCTTGTCCGGCACCCGGTGGAGCTGCTCGACCACGGCCGCCACCTCGTCGGCGTACTTGACGCCGCGCACCTGCGCGAGGTGCAGCCCGATCAGGTAGCAGGCGATCACCTGGGTGAGAAACGCCTTGGTGGAGGCGACGGCGATCTCCGGGCCGCCGTGGGTGTAGAGCACCGCGTCGGACTCCCGGGGGATGGTGGAGCCGTTGGTGTTGCAGACGGCCAGCACCCGGGCCTTCTGCTCCTTGGCGTGCCGCAGCGCCATCAGGGTGTCCATGGTCTCGCCGGACTGCGAGATCACCACGATGAGGGTGGACCGGTCCAGCACCGGATCGCGATAGCGGAACTCGCTGGCCAGCTCCACCTCGCAGGGGATCCGGGTCCAGTGCTCGATGGCGTACTTGGCCACCATCCCGGCGTGGTACGAGGTGCCGCAGGCGACGATGAAAATCTTGTCGACGTCACGCAGGTCCTGGTCGCTGAGGCGGACCTCGTCGAGCATGATCTCGCCGCTCTCGGTCAGCCGGCCGAGCAGCGTGTCGGCGACGGCCTGCGGCTGCTCCTCGATCTCCTTGAGCATGAACCAGTCGTAGCCGCCCTTCTCGGCCGCCGAGGAGTCCCAGTCGATGTGGAAGTCCTTGCCGCTGGCGGGCTGCCCCTCGAAGTCGGTGATCTCGATGCTCTCGGCGGTGATCAGTACGATCTGGTCCTGGCCCAGCTCGACCGCGTCCCGGGTGTGCTCGATGAACGCGGCCACGTCGCTGGCGAGGTAGTTCTCACCGTCGCCGCGGCCGACTACCAGGGGTGAGTTGCGGCGTGCGCCGACGACCGCGCCGGGTATCGCCGAGTCGACGGCGAGCAGCGTGAAGGCGCCCTCCAGCCGCTGGCAGACCACCCGCATCGCCGCGGTCAGCAGTTGCGGCCCGTCCGGCTGGCCCGCCGCGCGCAGGTCGGTCAGGGCAGCGGAGAGCAGGTGGGCCGCGCACTCGGTGTCGGTGTCGCTGGTGAAGGTGACGCCCTCGTCCTCCAGCTCGGCACGGAGCTTGGCGAAGTTCTCGATGATGCCGTTGTGGATCACCGCTACCCGCCCGTCGGGGGACAGGTGCGGGTGGGCGTTGCGGTCGGTGGGACCGCCGTGGGTGGCCCATCGGGTGTGTCCGATGCCGGTGGTGCCGTCGCCGATGCCGATCGGGCTGGCGCCGCAGCCGGCCGGGTCCTCGGCCGCCCGCTCGGAGAGCACCTTCTCCAGGTTGGCCAGCTTGCCGGCCTTCTTCTCGGTCAGCAGCACCCCGTCGCAGACGATGGCGACGCCCGCCGAGTCGTAGCCGCGGTACTCCAGCCGCCGCAAGCCGTCGAGCACGATGCCGAGCGCCGGTCGGGCGCCGGCGTAACCCACGATTCCACACATGGGTCGCAGCCTAACCAGTTCCGCTCACGATGTCTGCTCGAAAGCGGGGTAAACAATCACTGAATTTGAGCGATCTGGCGATGTTGGTGATCGGTGCCGCAAAGCACGCATCCGGTCCCGGGCGGATCGGCTCGTCGCACCCGTACCCTGACGGGCGTGACGAGCAGCGATGTCGATCCGCTGGTGGCCCGGATGCGCCCGTTCGGGACGACGATCTTCGCCGAGATGTCCGCCCTCGCGGCGCGTACCGGGGCGGTGAACCTCGGGCAGGGTTTCCCGGACACCGACGGCCCGCCCGAGATGCTCGCCGCTGCGGCGGAGGCCCTGGCCGCCGGCCGCAACCAGTACCCGCCCGGCCCCGGCATCCCCGAACTACGGGCGGCGGTGGCCGGGCACCAGCGCCGCTTCTGGGGGCTGGAGTACGACCCCGACGGCGAGGTGGTGGTGACCGCCGGTGCCACCGAGGCCATCGCCGCGGCCATCCTCGCCCTCTGCGAACCCGGCGACGAGGTGGTCTGCTTCGAGCCCTACTACGACTCGTACGCGGCCTCGATCGCCCTGGCCGGTGCGATCCGGCGACCGGTGACGCTCCGCCCCGACGCCGACGGGAGGTACACCTTCGACCCGGCGGCACTGCGGGCCGCGTTCGGTGCGCGTACCCGGCTGGTGCTGCTGAACTCACCACACAACCCGACCGGCAAGGTGTTCACCCCGGATGAACTGGCCCTGGTCGCGCAGCTGTGCCAGGAGCACGACACGTACGCGGTCACCGACGAGGTGTACGAGCACCTGGCCTTCACCGACGCCGTCAGCGGGCACGTGCCGCTGGCCACGCTGCCCGGGATGCGCCAGCGCACCCTGCGGATCTCCTCGGCCGGCAAGACCTTCTCCTGCACCGGATGGAAGGTGGGGTGGGCCAGCGGGCCGGCGGCGCTGGTGTCCGCGGTGCTCCGGGTCAAGCAGTTCCTCACCTTCGTCAACGCCGGGCCCCTGCAACCCGCGGTGGCTGTGGCGCTCGCGCTGCCCGACGACTACTTCACCGCCTTCCGGGCCGATCTACAGGCCCGCCGTGACCAACTGGTCAGCGGGCTGACCGCCGCCGGGTTCGACGTGTTCGCCACGGAGGGCACGTACTTCGTCACCGCCGACATCACCGACCTCGGCGGCACCGACGGCGTCGACTTCTGCCGTGCGCTGCCCGAGCGCTCCGGCGTGGTGGCGGTGCCCACCCAGGTCTTCTACGACGATCCCGAGGCCGGACGGCGGCTGATCCGGTTCGCCTTCTGCAAACGCCAGGAGGTGCTGGCCGAGGCGGTGACCCGGCTGCGCCGGCTGCCCGAGTTCCGGTGACCGACCCGGCGTCAGCGCGGGGTGTGGGCAGTCCCGGCGTCGGCCGACGCCGCGACGACCGACGACCGCGCGGCCCGGGCCCGTCGCCGCGCCGCCGACCAGGCCAGCACCATCGCCGCGAGGAAGAGCGCGGGTGCGAGCTGAGCGAGTTCGACTGCCGCACGGATGTCGTCGGTGACCGCCAGGAAGCGGGCACGTTCGGCCGCGTCCTGCCACTCCTCAGGGTCCAGACCGAGGTAATCGTGCATGAGGACGAGCGCGCAGGCCGCCGGCACCGCGATCAGCAGCAGGGGAAGCCGGCCTCGGGTCGAGCGGCGTAGCGCGGCCCACCAGGTCAGGGCGGCGAGCGCCAGCGTGCCGACCATGGTGAGCACCGACGCGGTGCCGAAGGTGGGCCACCAGACGTTGCGCCGGTCCAGTTCGTCAGCGGTTGCGCCGTACACGGTCAACCAGGGCAGAGCCAGGCCGGCCAGCAGCGCCAACGAGCCGGCCGCAGCGGTGACGATCCGACCGGAGCCCGGCCACCAACTGGTCAGCACCACGATGGCGAGGGCCGCGACGGCGAGCACCGCGAACGTCAGACCAGGGCTGTCGTAGCCGTACGAGATGGACCCGTAGTCCCCGTCCAGCATCGGCGCCAGCCGGCGGACCACCTCGGCCCAGCGGGCAGCGGCCTCGTCCGGTCCCGAGGAGAGGTGGTAGGCCGCGCCGACCAGGACCGTCGACATGGCCAGCAGCGCGCCGCCCGCCGCGACGGCTGCGGCCCGCCCCGCGGTGCCCGGCAGCACCGCCGAGGCAACTGCCAGCAGCACCAGGGGCACCAGCACGAGCAGGTACGCCCATCCCCAACCGTCGATCTCGGTGACCGCGAGCCCGGCGGTCGAATCCTGATGGACGAGCGAGTCACCCCTGGTGCGGCCCAGCACTCTGAGGGTCACCTCGGACCACGGTGCCGCCACGGAGCCGACAGCCAGCCCCAGCGCCACCACGATCATGAGCAGGCGACCCCAGTGGGCCCCGATCCAGCTCTGTGGTGCGCTGGGCGGGGCCTCGGCCAGCTGGCCGGCGGGCGGCCCGAGGGAACCAGGAGAACCTGGGTGGGACACAGTCACCCCCGAAGATGTGGCGTCCGCCCGTACGGCGGCCGGCGGTCATCGTCCCACGGCACGCTACACAGTAGGGGGACGCGGGTGCGGGCCGAGCTGATCGCAGCCGGCGGGGTGGGTCAGGCCGGGCTGGCGGTACGGACGTGGTCGGCGATGCGCTCGGCGACCTCACGGGCCTGCTGCTCGGTGGCCGCCTCGACCATCACCCGGACCAGCGGCTCGGTACCCGACGGGCGCAGCAGCACGCGGCCGGTCTCGCCCAGCTCGGCCTCGGCCCGCTCGACCTCGGCGCGTACGGCCGGTGCGGCGGCGCCGACGGTGCGGTCACCGACCGGCACGTTGATCAGCACCTGGGGAAGCTTGGTGACCACGCTGGCGAGGTCCGCCAGGGAGCGACCGGTGGCCGCCATCCGGGCCATCAGGTGCAGCCCGGTGAGCACCCCGTCACCGGTGGTCGCGTACGCCGGCATCACGATGTGCCCGCTCTGCTCGCCGCCCAGGGCGAGCCCGGAGGCACGCAGCTCCTCCAGCACGTACCGATCGCCGACCTTGGTCTCGACCAGCCGGATGCCCGCCGCGGACATGGCCAGGCGCAGGCCGAGGTTGCTCATCACGGTGGCGACCAGGGTGTCCCCGGTCAGCGTGCCGGCTTCTCGCATGGCCAGCGCCAGGATCGCCATCACCTGGTCGCCGTCGACCTCGTCGCCGTCGGCGGTCACGGCCACGCACCGGTCGGCGTCACCGTCGTGCGCGATGCCGAGTAGCGCCCCGTGCTCCACCACCGCCTGGCGCAGCGCCTCGATGTGGTTGGAGCCGCACTCGTCGTTGATGTTGAGCCCGTCCGGCTCGGCGTTGATCGCGATGACCTCGGCACCGGCTTCCCGGTAGACCGCCGGGGCCACCTCGGCG
Proteins encoded in this region:
- a CDS encoding alpha/beta hydrolase, which gives rise to MSAPGQVGYARLAMVDPAAWRATGSAWASLAGVAERRAGELADGSAALRTGWSGRAAESAGARLTGLRDELVALVPAAIETDQVLAEFATRLVAARARLTAAVALATASGVLIDRRGGVRADPTRLPSDRADATVIQVATALREALDLAATADGEAATRLARLSEAAGTGWTARPPAYRPPSDAEPGLVRRWWAGLTPAERRWLVVHEPELTGRLDGVPADARDQANRMLLAARRAALAQRWEQLLAQVPRGPLEVAGLRGVEAALSGLDALAARLESGQQPRAYLLGMEVDGEGRAVVALGNPDRAGEVLTYVPGMTAGLDDAAGELGRAARILARGAELAPDAQTSAVLWLNYDAPDFLHEAAWDGQARAAGEALHRFQEGLRATHDGPPARQTVLGHSYGSLVVGTAARDHGLAADALVFVGSPGVGVTHAADLGLPPGQVWASTAPDDVIRLTRPPEELALRAALGVSPVGTIAGWLTGSGDERWFGRDPAEPGFGGRTFPSGRYGHTGYWHPDNPALDGMARVMLGR
- the glmS gene encoding glutamine--fructose-6-phosphate transaminase (isomerizing) — translated: MCGIVGYAGARPALGIVLDGLRRLEYRGYDSAGVAIVCDGVLLTEKKAGKLANLEKVLSERAAEDPAGCGASPIGIGDGTTGIGHTRWATHGGPTDRNAHPHLSPDGRVAVIHNGIIENFAKLRAELEDEGVTFTSDTDTECAAHLLSAALTDLRAAGQPDGPQLLTAAMRVVCQRLEGAFTLLAVDSAIPGAVVGARRNSPLVVGRGDGENYLASDVAAFIEHTRDAVELGQDQIVLITAESIEITDFEGQPASGKDFHIDWDSSAAEKGGYDWFMLKEIEEQPQAVADTLLGRLTESGEIMLDEVRLSDQDLRDVDKIFIVACGTSYHAGMVAKYAIEHWTRIPCEVELASEFRYRDPVLDRSTLIVVISQSGETMDTLMALRHAKEQKARVLAVCNTNGSTIPRESDAVLYTHGGPEIAVASTKAFLTQVIACYLIGLHLAQVRGVKYADEVAAVVEQLHRVPDKLRELLGRIEPVRELARELRAESTVLFIGRHVGYPVALEGALKLKELAYMHAEGFAAGELKHGPISLIDTGTPVICIVPSPVGRGMLHDKVVSNIQEVRARGARTIVIAEEGDESVVRYADHLIQVPRTPTLLAPLVTTVPLQVFAAEIAAARGHDVDQPRNLAKSVTVE
- the glmM gene encoding phosphoglucosamine mutase, whose protein sequence is MGRLFGTDGVRGRANADLTPELALSVAVAAAHTLAESDRGRAPLAVVGRDTRASGEMLEAAVVAGLTSAGATVIRVGVLPTPAVAFLTAEAKADLGVMLSASHNPMPDNGIKLFAAGGHKLPDEIEMRIEAAIEANATTAWKRPVGAGVGRVHDLLDGANHYVQHVAGTAAHRLDGIKVVVDCANGAAAEVAPAVYREAGAEVIAINAEPDGLNINDECGSNHIEALRQAVVEHGALLGIAHDGDADRCVAVTADGDEVDGDQVMAILALAMREAGTLTGDTLVATVMSNLGLRLAMSAAGIRLVETKVGDRYVLEELRASGLALGGEQSGHIVMPAYATTGDGVLTGLHLMARMAATGRSLADLASVVTKLPQVLINVPVGDRTVGAAAPAVRAEVERAEAELGETGRVLLRPSGTEPLVRVMVEAATEQQAREVAERIADHVRTASPA
- a CDS encoding pyridoxal phosphate-dependent aminotransferase, which codes for MTSSDVDPLVARMRPFGTTIFAEMSALAARTGAVNLGQGFPDTDGPPEMLAAAAEALAAGRNQYPPGPGIPELRAAVAGHQRRFWGLEYDPDGEVVVTAGATEAIAAAILALCEPGDEVVCFEPYYDSYAASIALAGAIRRPVTLRPDADGRYTFDPAALRAAFGARTRLVLLNSPHNPTGKVFTPDELALVAQLCQEHDTYAVTDEVYEHLAFTDAVSGHVPLATLPGMRQRTLRISSAGKTFSCTGWKVGWASGPAALVSAVLRVKQFLTFVNAGPLQPAVAVALALPDDYFTAFRADLQARRDQLVSGLTAAGFDVFATEGTYFVTADITDLGGTDGVDFCRALPERSGVVAVPTQVFYDDPEAGRRLIRFAFCKRQEVLAEAVTRLRRLPEFR
- a CDS encoding type VII secretion target → MAEEKLAVRPELLHRVGRSLGDTGYRLAHGTAGERGLAAPARGEWSTARALAGLEAAVHAWSGRLGARVAETGDGVRAAAGAYESVDARAAARLSGLPR
- a CDS encoding NAD(P)H-hydrate dehydratase, whose product is MRPVWRVADVRAAEAALMATVPPGTLMQRAAAGLARRGALLLAERGGVYAAPVLLLVGSGDNGGDTLYAGARLARRGAAVSALLLTPDRVHAEGLAALRAAGGRVVSRPPAVVDLVLDGIVGIGGRGGLRDTAEQLAASLLRHSGRDGERATVVAVDVPSGVAVDTGAVPLTPSGSPNAVRADVTVAFGALKPALAVGPAAALAGEVELVDIGLVPWLRGSPALHVVEWSDVADWYPRLGPGSEKYTRGVVGVATGSATYPGAAVLSVGGALAGPTGLVRYAGGARDEVVRQHASVIATGRVSDAGRVQAWVCGSGLGTDERAATELRTVLAAPVPVVLDADALTLLVDGSLADQLRRRDAPIVVTPHDREFTRLCGEEPGGDRVAATLRLAAWMNAVVLLKGDRTVVGTPDGRAYVNPTGTPALATGGTGDVLAGLLGSLLAAGLPAERAAAAAAYLHGLAGREAARGGPVTAPDVAVALRPVLARLP